A stretch of DNA from Cyanobium sp. AMD-g:
CGAGTTGCCATCCGCCCAGCGGTAGGGGAGGAAGTTGCGCACGCCGATCCACTTGGTGAGGGTGGTGTTGTCGTCAATGGGGATATTGCTGGCAAAATAGATGTATTGAAATCCCTTCCAGTTGAAATCCAGGGCGATCCTGTTGACGTTGGGCAGGTAGCCGGTGAGGGTGGAACTGGAGTGGCTTCTTTTCCTTTTGACGATGTACTTCAACAGCCCCACCCGGGCCGGTGGCTTCAATTGGTGATGCGTGGACACCAGACCCGGTTCACTGTTGATGGTCAGGCTTTCGACGCTGGCCTCCTCCCGGTTGCCGAAGAACGGCTTGTGCACGAAGGGGGCGTGGGAGGTGTCCAGGCCCGACTCCACGACACGGCTGAAGTGGGCGTTCCAGCGGTACTCCCCGCTCACCGCCCGCCAGCCCGGCTGGTCCAGTTCGGGGAAGGGGGGAATGGGGACGCCAGCGGCCAGTCCGGCCTCGCCGGGAAAGATCCAGACGAAACCGGACTGCTCCCGGAGGGGGAAGGTGGCCATCCGGGCCCGGGCCGGGATGGGTGTGCCAGGCGGATCGGCCGGAATCCTGACGCAGTGCCCGGCCACGTCATAGCTCCAGCCGTGGTATGGGCAGCGCACGCAGGATCCCTCCAGCCACCCCTTCGCCAGGCTGGCTCCCCGGTGGGCGCAGTAGTCGGCCAGGGCGTGGGCCTGGCCGGCTTGATCACGGAACAGCAGGTAGCGGCGCCCCAGCAGGGTGACGGAAACGGGCTGGTTGCCGAGCCCGTGGCTGTGCTCCACCGCGTACCAGAAATTCTCGAGTCCCTGGGTCATTCCTCAGACGGGTGCGACACGGGTTCCAATGGCCCACCGCCCCTGTTTAGCACCAGTTAGCCCGGGAACCAAGTTAAACCGGTGGGAGGAATTACAGTGCGCTCCTGTTGATCGGC
This window harbors:
- a CDS encoding aromatic ring-hydroxylating dioxygenase subunit alpha, with amino-acid sequence MTQGLENFWYAVEHSHGLGNQPVSVTLLGRRYLLFRDQAGQAHALADYCAHRGASLAKGWLEGSCVRCPYHGWSYDVAGHCVRIPADPPGTPIPARARMATFPLREQSGFVWIFPGEAGLAAGVPIPPFPELDQPGWRAVSGEYRWNAHFSRVVESGLDTSHAPFVHKPFFGNREEASVESLTINSEPGLVSTHHQLKPPARVGLLKYIVKRKRSHSSSTLTGYLPNVNRIALDFNWKGFQYIYFASNIPIDDNTTLTKWIGVRNFLPYRWADGNSIRNTVDTYEEDRAVVETQPQGPSWATQGDELLLASDQLILAYRRALARACPATAAAPAADPAVTTP